From Hydra vulgaris chromosome 15, alternate assembly HydraT2T_AEP, one genomic window encodes:
- the LOC136091810 gene encoding ATP-dependent DNA helicase PIF1-like, whose protein sequence is MLSLQQQKALQWLDEGKNFFITGGAGCGKSYIVNQIAQSEQIYKTIHITASTGKASYLINGVTIHAFAGIETGVKSVDYYKRHMHQDIKKTWLETDVLMIDEISMISASTFDLLHSIACEIRQCYDELFGGIQVIACGDFFQLPPVSGQFVFKSQIWLHYMTEVLVLTQCFRQKDDEQFFGALNELRVGQVSDKTIDYFMTRCFEKDENLNSKYTRLFFRNIEVDVYNNQKMETIKQEGYWFYAKDVIKNRNIPCSFQIPAAVYLKIGAIVMLVRNINVEEGLCNGTIGTVILIESNAVWVMMNKKEVKIECVKEEILDCSHAVVGSRFGLPLKLAFSFTVHKAQGSTMNKAVVQFNSKAFINSLYYVSLSRVCNLNDIFIIINNKFDLRTLFKSITVDSDVLEFYKKYM, encoded by the coding sequence atgttatctttgCAACAACAAAAAGCACTTCAATGGCTTGATGAAGGAAAGAATTTCTTTATTACTGGTGGTGCTGGATGCGGTAAAAGTTATATTGTCAACCAAATAGCTCAAAGcgaacaaatttataaaacaatacataTTACAGCGAGTACAGGAAAAGCATCTTATTTAATCAATGGTGTCACCATACATGCTTTTGCTGGTATAGAAACTGGTGTTAAAAGTGTCGATTATTATAAACGACATATGCAtcaagacattaaaaaaacatggttggAAACTGATGTTTTAATGATTGATGAAATTTCAATGATTAGCGCTTCAACATTTGATTTATTACATTCGATAGCTTGTGAAATTAGACAATGTTACGATGAATTATTTGGTGGTATACAAGTGATTGCTTGTGGTGATTTTTTTCAGTTGCCACCTGTTTCAggtcaatttgtttttaaatcacaaatatGGCTACACTACATGACAGAAGTGTTGGTTTTAACTCAATGTTTTAGACAAAAAGACGACGAACAATTTTTTGGAGCTTTAAATGAACTACGTGTTGGTCAAGTTTCAGACAAAACTATTGATTATTTTATGACACgttgttttgaaaaagatgaaaatttaaactctAAATATACAAGATTGTTTTTTAGAAACATCGAAGTGGATGTTTATAACAATCAAAAAATGGAAACTATCAAACAAGAAGGGTATTGGTTTTATGctaaagatgttattaaaaatcgAAATATTCCATGCTCGTTTCAAATTCCGGCAGCTGTTTATCTTAAAATAGGTGCTATTGTGATGCTTGTAAGAAATATTAATGTGGAAGAAGGTTTGTGTAATGGTACTATTGGTACTGTTATTTTAATAGAAAGTAATGCAGTTTGGGTGatgatgaataaaaaagaagtcaAAATTGAATGTGTCAAAGAAGAAATTTTAGATTGCTCTCATGCTGTCGTGGGCTCAAGATTTGGTTTGCCTTTAAAATTAGCATTTTCTTTTACGGTTCATAAAGCACAAGGAAGTACCATGAATAAAGCCGTTGTTCAATTTAATTCAAAGGCTTTTATTAATAGTCTTTATTATGTTTCTTTATCACGAGTTTGCAATTTGAacgatatatttataattattaataataaatttgatttacgaacactatttaaaagtattactgTTGATTCTGATGTTttggaattttataaaaaatacatgtaa
- the LOC136091811 gene encoding deoxyuridine 5'-triphosphate nucleotidohydrolase-like, which yields MENKEFKSLEITDIHEWSFYETKESACFDLRSSKDVILQPHQRVLVNTGVYIDKMDSNLVGQIYSKSGIAFKHGVVVFNAPGIIDADYKDEIKVLLMNHSEENVVFKRGDAIAQMGFVKMFKAEKNVIEFDGCFCGQVKMSMIKDVERKGGFGSTGK from the coding sequence atggaaaataaagaGTTTAAATCACTTGAAATTACAGATATTCATGAATGGtctttttatgaaacaaaagaaagtGCTTGTTTTGATTTGAGAAGCTCAAAGGATGTTATACTTCAACCCCATCAACGTGTTTTAGTAAATACTGGAGTGTATATAGATAAAATGGATTCAAATTTAGTAGgacaaatatattcaaaatcaGGTATTGCTTTTAAACATGGTGTGGTAGTGTTCAATGCTCCAGGCATAATAGATGCCGATTATAAAGACGAAATTAAAGTCTTATTGATGAATCATTCTGAAGAAAATGTTGTGTTTAAACGTGGAGATGCCATCGCTCAAATgggatttgtaaaaatgtttaaagctgaaaaaaatgtaatagaaTTTGATGGGTGTTTTTGTGGACAAGTAAAAATGTCAATGATTAAAGATGTAGAAAGAAAGGGTGGTTTTGGTTCCactggaaaataa